The genomic stretch ATTAATATAATAACTTTTATTTTCATGAAAATATTATAAAACAAAAATTAATTATATCAATATAAGATATTTATTTTTTATAATATTATGATTATAAATTGTCATAAACTTTTGGTGAAAAAATTAAGGAGTATATAAAATCTCCTTATATTTTTGAACCTATGACAATGTAATTGTCATAGCCTATCAGTAAAAAAAATTAAGGAGTATATAAAATCTCCTTATATTTTTTGAACCTATGACAATGTAATTGTCATAGCCTATCAGTGAAAAAAATTAAGGAGTATATAAAATCTCCTTATATTTTTTGAACCTATGACAATGTAATTGTCATAGCCTATCAGTGAAAAAAATTAAGGAGTATATAAATGGAAAAGTTAGAATTTAAATGCATTGACTTTTTTAATAGATATATTGTAGAAGAAATTGTTTATAAAGATGACGGAGAAAATATTGTACCTGTTAAGATCTTTAGCCGTTCTACTTTAGGCAGTAAGTTTAAAAGTGATGATGTTATAAGTATTAATCGTCCTAGCTTTAATGAAAATATCAAATATGTAAGAGAGAAAGAAGAGAAGATTATTGATGATGATATTTTTAAATGGCTTGATGTTAGAATAAATGGTGTTCTTGCGGTAAGTCTTCTTGATGAATGGAGTACAAAGGATATTAATGAGTTCGCTCAAGTGATAAAAAGTTTTTTGCTAGAGAGAAGAATTATGTAGCAAGTAATTTGTCTCATTTCTCTATAATAGAGCAGACAGAAATTGATAATCTTACCCATTATGCTTTTAATAATAGAGAAGTTAAATATGATGACTTTTGTTATTTTGATAATGGGCTTATAAGTTTGTATACAGCTTCTTTGTTTTGGAATAAAATAATACTTGAGGCTTGGTATCAGATAATAAGCGGAAGATTTGTATATTGCCGTTATGATGACGATGATTATTTGAGATTAGGTCTTAATTATGCTATTTTTAGATTTAAGATTTTGATAGATAAAACATTAAATAATAATAATTGATTTAATATATAAAATAATGTATTATAGGAAATAATATTAATTATATGAGGGAATGATGAAAAAGTTAATTATATTATTTTTATTATCAATAGTATTCATATCTTGCCGCTATGGTTTTACATTTTATGATTTGGGCGGAACTTGGAAAAAAAATGGAAGTACTGAAACATTTATAGTTGATACATCATCTAAAACTATAGTAAAAGGAAATTTAACTTGTACTATTAATGGTGAAATACCAGAAACAAAGTCAAATATATTTAAAGTAATTCTTATATCTGGCAGCATTAATGTAGGAAGCATAACATTTACAAGTAAAACAGAAGCTAATGGAACTGATGATTTTTATGGAAATTGGACTAAGCAATAATTGTTGAATACTTTATATAACATACAAGGGCTTAAATATTTTTTATTTAAGCCCTTTTTTATGGGGTAATTATATTATGAATAAAAATATTTATGATACAAATAAAGAATTACAGAATATAGAAGAAAGTATAAAGAAAATAAATTCGGCATATGAAAAATCTTCATTTTTTAGTTCAAAAGATTCTTTTGATGAGTTTTCAAGTTCAGCAGCGGAGGCAAAAACTTCAATAGACAATATAGAAACTTCTATAAACTCACTTGATAATAGTATAAATAAAGCTGATATAAAAAGCTTTTCTAGTGAAATAAAAGACTCTCTCTCAAGCATATCAAGTATATATAAGGATTTAAGTGCTAGTTTTTCAGATTTTTTTCATTATGATTTAAGCTCTTATGATAATGCAATAGAAGAAGCTAAGAATAAGTTACAGGAGTTTGATGATTATCAAAAAGAGTTAAGAGAAAATAAAAAAACTCAAGATGCTGAGGATTATGAAAATTATTTATCAAGGCTTGATGAAGAGCTTGAACTTGCTATTGAAAGCAAAGATGTCATGAGTGCTGAAGCTATACGCATAAAGCAGGAAGAGTTAAAAAAGAAACAAGAAAAGGAAAAAGAAGATTTACAGAAAGAAAAAGAGATAGAAGTTCAAAGAGAATTGCTTGAAAAACAGCTTGCACAGGCAGAGTATAATAAAGCATATGCCGAGTGGGATAATGAAGTAAAACTAGCAGAAATGGAGAAGTCAAAGGCAATAGCGGATGCTGTGTTGATACCTTCGCTTGCTATAGCACAATCTGCTTTGGGAGTTGCATCTTCATTTGCTCAGGGCGGACCTGTTGGTTTTGCCGCTGGGCTTGTAATATCGGCTACTGCAATATCATCTGCCATTTCTGCAGCTTCTGGTATAGTGTCATCAGCTAATGCTTTAGACAGTGTAAAATCTAATCCGCCTAAGGCTCCGCAGTTTGCATTTGGTACAACAGGATACATTATTCCAGACGGAGGTTCTGCTATAGTAGGGGAGATGGGAGCAGAGATTGTAACAAATAAAGCTGGTAAAATACAAGTTCAAAGTAATGCTCAGTTACAGGAGAGAGGTTTTTCTAAAGGTGATATTTGGAATGTTACTATTAATGTTGAACAGGCTTTAAATCCTGATGAGGTTTATAAACTTATGAATAGTTATAAGGCAAGAAACAGTCAGATGTATGCTAGATAATTTTGTATTATTTATTAAAAAATAAATTAAAAATTAGTTTTTTATATTTTTTTATTTTAAAAATATTTTACATGATATTTTGTTTTTTTATTATTTGTAAATATAATTTATTTTAAGTCTTTAGTAATATGCGTGTTTTGTAAAAAATATTTGGTATTATTTTTTTATTATGATATTTAGGTAAAGTTATATAAATAAATATTTTTATAACTTTATATTATAAAGGTTTGTCTTTTTATATAAAAATATTATATTTAATTTGTAATAAAAAAAGCATAAGGAAATAAAAAATGAAAACAAAAATATTTTTAATACTAATGGTGATAATATTTGCAGTATCATGTACAAAAAATAATCCGGTAAATCCTGTAAATATTTCAAACAATGGCGGAGAAAATAATAAAATAGAAAGCGGCAATAATTTTGAAACAAAGGATAATACATCATCTTCACAAGGTTCAGATGGTTCAGAAAATGAAGTTAATACAAAGGCTTCTAATGTTAACGAAGATATAGAAGATATATATATAAAAGAACCGATATCAATATTTGAGGGAGAAGGTGAATATTCAATAGATGGTGCAAAATTTCAAGATAAAGAAAATATCAAAATAGAAATTTATGATGATTGTATAGAGGTATACAGATCAGCTAAGTATTTTAGATTTGATATAACTGAACAAGATAATAAATATAATTTAGAGAAGTATCAAGGTTCAGAAAGACATACTTTAGATATGACAATTAACGGAAATACAGCTTCAGTTACTTATACTATTACTGTACAAGGACATAGAAATGAAAATTATCATTTCCATTCTGATAGTTTGACTAAAAAATAATAAAATATTAAGGAAATAAAAAAATGAAAACAAAAATATTTTTAATACTAATAATGATAATACTTGTAGTATCGTGTACAAAAAATAATCCTGCAAACCCAGTTAATGTTTCAGGAAATAGTAGCGGCAATACTGAAATAAAAGATACATCCTCTTCAGATAATCAAAAAAATTCAGATAATAATACAGCTAATGATAACGGTGCGGAAAATTCAGATACTAAAAGTTATGAAAATCATTATAATGATAGAGCTTCTGTATATAAAGGTACGGCAAAACATACTATAAGAATTGAAAATGTTACTACACAGCCTGAAGATGTTGAAATATATGCTGATATATATGAAGATGAAAATACTATTGAATTGTATGTACCAAAAAGAATATTATTTGAAAATGCCAAAAAAGAAAACGGCAAGTATAACTTAATGAAAACAGAAGACGGAAAAACGTATATATTGTCTATGACTATTTCAGGCGATTCTATATCTAATTTTGATCTTACTATACAAGGACAAGGAGAGACAGCATATATCAAAGCTGATAAATTGAATAAAACAGAATAATTATCATATATTCTATCTTTTTATTTGAAAATGCTAAAACTTTATTATTTTAGCATTTTCTTTTTTATTTATAAGTTTTATATATTATTATATTTCTTATGAAGATAAAGCACATTACTTAAAAGCATAGCTACAGTTACACTTCCAACCCCATTAGGTACAGGTGTAATACTTGAAGCTATTTTTGAAGCCTCTTCAAAGTTTACATCACCTTTTAAAGATCCGTCTTCCATTACATTAATACCTATATCTATAACAACAGCATTTTCTTTAATATAATCTCCAGTAATAAACTCTGATTTTCCTATTGATACGCATAATATATCAGCATTTTTGCAAATCTCTTTTAAATTTTTAGTTTTTGAATGAGCTATTGTTACAGTAGCAGATTTTTGAAGAAGTAAATGAGCTAAAGGTTTTCCTACTATCTCACTTCTTCCTATTACAACAGCATTTGCACCTTCTATATTTATGCCCGATTTTTCTATTAAAGCCATTGCACTTTTTGCTGTGCAAGGAGCTAAATCATTTTCTCCCATCAATATCCTTCCCAAATTAATATGTGATATAGCATCAGCATCTTTTTCTACTGATATAGTTTCATATACTCTCTTTTTGCTTATATGTTTAGGCAGAGGCATTTGTATCATTATTCCGCTTGTTTCTTTTTCTTTATTTAAATATTCTATTAAAGTAAGAAAATCTTCTTCTGTAGTACTTACCGGCAGATTATGAAGAGAACCTATCATTCCTACACTTTCCGCCTGCTTTTTGGCTCTTGTAAAATATACTTCTGTTGACTTATCATCATCAAAATATATAAAGTCTATTCTTGGTTTTTTTTGAAGCGTTTCTACATCTTTTTTAATATTTTCTTTTATACTTTTTGATAGTTCTCTTCCGTCTAATATCATATAATCTCCTATTATAATTTTTTATAATAATATAGTGTTCATAAATAAAATACAAGTATGGATTTTTTTATATTTATATTGTATATTTTTTAAATGATAAAAAAAATTATTATTTTATTTTTAATTACTTTTTTGTACGCTTCAGCAGAGAAAAGAATTATTATATTTGAAACTTCTTACTCTAATAATTATACTCTATATGCTGTAAATGACCTTGTAAGGAAGAATATATTTTTGTATTCTGATTTTGATATAGTTCCTAATGATAATATAAAAGCTGATAATTATAAATCAATAAAATCAAAAATTAAAGAGCTTACTTTGATAAACAATGCCGATGTTTCTGTAACCTATGATATATTAAGATATAAGAACGAGTTTATACTTAATTATGTGATTTTTGATAAAAGCAAATCTGATATGTGGCTTGAAAAGAGACTTTATTCTAAAGAGGATAAATTGTTTGAATCTATTAATCAAATGCTTAAAGATATATACGATTATACTTCTGTACACAATGACAAAGTATATATTAAAGAAGATGAATATATTTCTTTGATAGGCTACTATTCTCAAAAGATATATGAATCAGAAGACAGCAAAAATACTTATGATATGTTTTTTAATTTTTATAAAGACAATATTTATTTTAATATAGATTATTTGGAATATTTAATATTTAGAAGTGATAGAACTGCAGTAGATAATATTAAAATAATGACTGACAATATGAATAAAAAACTTGATAAAAACAATCATTATTATTTATCAGCTTTGGGAGATTATTATTACAGCAGATATAAAGTTAATGTTATACCAGATGATATAGAGTTAAGTATAGAAAATTATATTAAGGCAATAGAGGCAAAAAAGAATAATTATATTTATTATAAGAAATTAGCAAGTGCCTATATATTAAAAAATGATTATGAGAATGCTGCTAAAAGTTATAATAGGGCTATAGAGATATACGATAAAGATATAGCTCTTATAAAAGATGCTGTATATTTGCTTAAAAGAGACATGAATAAAAACGGTAATATTGTAATAGAATATTTGAAAAAAATCATTGATGTAAATAAAAATGATGATGAGGCTTTAGAGAGTCTTGCTCAAATATATGATACTTTGGGAGATAAATATAATTCAGAGATATATTATAATAAACTTCTTGATGCTGTAAATTATAATCTCTATATTATTAATAACGAAAGTCCTAATCCTATATTATATGATAAATACATGAAAAAGCGAAATGAAGTATCAAAAAAGTTAAACAGCTTTAAATAATAATATATGTTATCATTTGCACATTATAAGTATTTGATATATAATAAAAAAATACTATAATGGGGATAAAAAATGGATATTATTAATAATATAATCACATCAGTAAATAATGTAATGTATGGTTATTTGCTTCTTATTGTGTTTTTGGTTGTTTCTATATTTTTTACTTTCAGATTAAGGGCAATACAAATTTCTCATTCTATACATGCTCTAAAACTTTTACTTTCCACGCATGAAAAAGGAGATGGTGTTTCTGGGTTTGCTAGTTTTTGTATAAGTACAGCCTCAAGGGTGGGAACTGGCAATATTACTGGGGTTATGGCGGCAGTTTCTGCAGGAGGACCTGGAGCATTATTTTGGATGTGGCTTATGGCTATACTTGGAGGAAGTTTAGCTTTTACTGAAAGCACTTTAGCTCAGCTCTATAAAGAAAAAGATTCTCAAGGTAAGTTTATAGGAGGAGCTTCTTTTTATATAAAAAGTAAATTGAAAAAGCCAATACTTGCGGCAGTATTTGCTGTTTGTATGATATTTACTTATACCACATTTAACGGCATGCAGGCTAATACTATATCAGGTGCTTTATCAAAATACAATATATCTGTTACAATTACCGCTGTAATTTTAACGGTTATAACTGGATTAATTTTATTCAGCAAAAGAAGAGATACTATAACTCATGCATGCGTATTTATAGTACCAGTAATGGCAATACCTTATATACTTATAGGTCTTTATATATTTGTTGCCAATTTGCCGTCTGTACCTAGCGTATTTCAAACTATTTTTGTTCAGGCATTTAAACCTAGTGCATTTTTCGGAGGTGCTATAGGTACTACAATTTCTAACGGATTAAAAAGAGGATTATTTTCAAATGAGGCTGGTATGGGAGGTGCTCCTCATGCAGCAGCTGCAGCACATTCTTCGCACCCTTGCAAACAAGGACTTATACAAATGTTCTCAGTATTCACTGATACTATATTAATCTGTTCTATATCTGGATTTATACTTCTATTATCTCCAGAAGCTATGAAGGCAATAAAAGATATGGAAGGAATTAATTTAT from Brachyspira murdochii DSM 12563 encodes the following:
- a CDS encoding bifunctional 5,10-methylenetetrahydrofolate dehydrogenase/5,10-methenyltetrahydrofolate cyclohydrolase, with the translated sequence MILDGRELSKSIKENIKKDVETLQKKPRIDFIYFDDDKSTEVYFTRAKKQAESVGMIGSLHNLPVSTTEEDFLTLIEYLNKEKETSGIMIQMPLPKHISKKRVYETISVEKDADAISHINLGRILMGENDLAPCTAKSAMALIEKSGINIEGANAVVIGRSEIVGKPLAHLLLQKSATVTIAHSKTKNLKEICKNADILCVSIGKSEFITGDYIKENAVVIDIGINVMEDGSLKGDVNFEEASKIASSITPVPNGVGSVTVAMLLSNVLYLHKKYNNI
- a CDS encoding tetratricopeptide repeat protein; its protein translation is MIKKIIILFLITFLYASAEKRIIIFETSYSNNYTLYAVNDLVRKNIFLYSDFDIVPNDNIKADNYKSIKSKIKELTLINNADVSVTYDILRYKNEFILNYVIFDKSKSDMWLEKRLYSKEDKLFESINQMLKDIYDYTSVHNDKVYIKEDEYISLIGYYSQKIYESEDSKNTYDMFFNFYKDNIYFNIDYLEYLIFRSDRTAVDNIKIMTDNMNKKLDKNNHYYLSALGDYYYSRYKVNVIPDDIELSIENYIKAIEAKKNNYIYYKKLASAYILKNDYENAAKSYNRAIEIYDKDIALIKDAVYLLKRDMNKNGNIVIEYLKKIIDVNKNDDEALESLAQIYDTLGDKYNSEIYYNKLLDAVNYNLYIINNESPNPILYDKYMKKRNEVSKKLNSFK
- a CDS encoding alanine/glycine:cation symporter family protein; this encodes MDIINNIITSVNNVMYGYLLLIVFLVVSIFFTFRLRAIQISHSIHALKLLLSTHEKGDGVSGFASFCISTASRVGTGNITGVMAAVSAGGPGALFWMWLMAILGGSLAFTESTLAQLYKEKDSQGKFIGGASFYIKSKLKKPILAAVFAVCMIFTYTTFNGMQANTISGALSKYNISVTITAVILTVITGLILFSKRRDTITHACVFIVPVMAIPYILIGLYIFVANLPSVPSVFQTIFVQAFKPSAFFGGAIGTTISNGLKRGLFSNEAGMGGAPHAAAAAHSSHPCKQGLIQMFSVFTDTILICSISGFILLLSPEAMKAIKDMEGINLFQYAMESHLGSFGSYFITVCILFFSYSSILGNFFYIKTGAFALKDSIVSYIIVGAMTVIMVFAGSLADFKTIWGAGDMFMGFMALLNIIVIVILNKPVYLLTKHYVSKLKYHKDPVFNKNSIEELSNDDAVTQWNENIQ